Part of the Methanobrevibacter sp. genome is shown below.
AGTTCAAAAAACTCTTAATCTATTGTCTGATAATGATATTGATTATCTGTTTTTAAAGCTCAAGGAAAATAACGGTGAAGAAATTATCTCTCAATATGGAGATATGGATACTCAGTCAAAACTTGTAAAGGAATTTATAAAAAGAGGTTTAATATTTAAAATCGTCCCGACATTTCTATTTAAAAAAGTGATAAATATATTTGGATTTAGGTGAATTTCATGGAATTATTATGTATACAATCACAGGAACATCCGGAATTGCCATTGGCTGAATTGAAAGCGGTCATGGAATGTGAAAACATAGATGCCTGTATAGATCATGTTACTGAAGGTTTGACAATTTTAAAAAACATTGATGAAGATAACTTATGTGGATACTATCAGATATTAACTAGACGACTAGGTTATACCCATGAAGTTCATGAGCTAATTTTAAAGACTAACGTTCATGACATAAACGAAGATGTCATTACAATCGATTGGCAGAATTTAATTGATGAAACATTTGCAGTTAGAGTAAAAAGAATCAGATCTGAAATAGACACTGTTGGGTATGAAAGAAAGTTAGGTACTCTAATACTTGATAATTCAGATGATTTGAAAGTAAATTTAACAAAACCTAATACTCTGGTTAGAGTGGTGGCATATAAAGATGATTTATATGTGGGCATTGAGAGAATTAAATTGAATAAAAAGCATTTTGAAGACAGTAAACCTCATAAAAGACCATTTTTCTATCCTGGATCTATGAACCCTAAACTTGCCAGATGTATGGTGAATTTGTCCAGGATAAAAGAGGGAGAATTATTGCTTGATCCGTTTTGCGGTACTGGAGGAATATTAATTGAGGCTGGATTAATAGGATGCAAAGTAGTTGGATCAGATATTTACTGGAAAATGCAAAATGGAACCTCCATTAATTTAGATTATTATGGAATCACTGATTACAGGACATTTCATTTGGATGTACGTGAACTTAAGATGTATGAAAAGGTAGCAAGTGTAGTCACTGATCCTCCATATGGAATATCAACTTCAACTGGAGATGTTGATGGGGAGGAAATTTTTAAAGAATTTTTCCATGCTATTTATGATAATATGAAGGATGATGCATACCTCTGCATGGCTTCACCTCATTATGTTGATTTAAAGCCGATGGTAGATGAAGTCGGATTTAAAATTGTTGAACAGTATGGAATTAAAATGCAT
Proteins encoded:
- a CDS encoding TIGR01177 family methyltransferase; the encoded protein is MELLCIQSQEHPELPLAELKAVMECENIDACIDHVTEGLTILKNIDEDNLCGYYQILTRRLGYTHEVHELILKTNVHDINEDVITIDWQNLIDETFAVRVKRIRSEIDTVGYERKLGTLILDNSDDLKVNLTKPNTLVRVVAYKDDLYVGIERIKLNKKHFEDSKPHKRPFFYPGSMNPKLARCMVNLSRIKEGELLLDPFCGTGGILIEAGLIGCKVVGSDIYWKMQNGTSINLDYYGITDYRTFHLDVRELKMYEKVASVVTDPPYGISTSTGDVDGEEIFKEFFHAIYDNMKDDAYLCMASPHYVDLKPMVDEVGFKIVEQYGIKMHRSLTRIISVIRKNLD